DNA sequence from the Halorussus sp. MSC15.2 genome:
CGCCGATACCGGTTCCGACGTGGAGTTCACGGTCTCCGAGGACAACGTCACGCTCTCGAACGACCGCCGAACGGTGACGGTCGTCGAGAACATGACCGGCGTCGAAACCGTCGAGATAACGGAAGACGACGGCCAGTTTCGGGTTCGAACCGGCGGGAGCGACTCGCTCACGGCCGCCGAGCGCGACCGTGCGGTGGCGATAGCTCGGAACAACGCCACCGTGAGCCAGTACCTCGACCGCACGAACCGATACGAACTCGGCGTCGAACTGATAGAGCGGATAAACGCCAGTTCCGGTCGGAGAGTAACGGGAGACGCTGGGCAGAACCTGTCGCTCGACGAGTCCGGAACGGCGACGTTCACGGTGGAGAACGTCACGACCGCGGACGGCGACGACTCGGTTACCATCGACCGTGACCTCTCCTCCGCCGAGCAGCGAGTGACCGTCACGGTCAGACGGCCCGCGGACGGCGAACTTCGATACTCGATTACCGTCGATTTAGCGGACGAAACCGTGGTCGAGATTACGGACTGGGGAACGCCGTAGCGAGGCGCCAAGAGTCCCGATTCGCGGAGACCGCCGAACCGGAAACCCTCCGCCGCGTCCGACCCCTTCGGGTGGCGTCGCGGTTCGGCGTTTCGGCTTCGACTCGAACGCTCCTTCGATATCGCGACCGTTCCGCCACGAGAACGTATCAGCCTACCGAAAACGGCGGCGAACAACGTTTTATACTTTCGGTAGCATCCACGAACGACGACAAATGGCGACCGCCACAGGCGAGAGATTTCCACGTCACCGAGTAGAGCGCGTACGCCCGACGGACACCGCCGACGCGACCATCGACCCGTGATACGCGGTGGCGACGCGGCGGACCGCGACCAACGCGCGGACGAAGAACGCGGAGTGAACGACGAACGCCGAGGAGAACACGGGGACGGCGACGGCGGCGACGATACGTCCGACCGACGCGAGGACGCGTTCGAACCCGCCGACCCGATAGACGCCGACCGCAAACGCACGGAAGGAGCTTCCGACGCCGCGAGCGAACCCACGAAATCAGTCTCCGACCGCGACGGCGACTCGGCGGGACCGACGCCGCGGACCGACGACCGACTCTCGATTCCGCTCGAAACCATCGCGGTCCTGAACTGGCTGGGCGAAATCGGCGTCGACGGCGTCGAATCCCGACTCCGAGCGGTCTCGACCGACGACCTGACCGTCGAGACCCAGCAGGTCAAAATCGGCTACGCCGGGCCGGAGACGATTCTCGACCAGTTCGGCGTCGAGGACCGGGCGGGTGCGCGCATCCCCGTCCAGAAACCGTTCTCGGGGACCGTGCTGGTGCTGTTCCCGGTCGAGAGCGCGAACCGCGCGGCGTCGCTCATGCTCCGGCGCGCGGTCGAGGACGCCGAGTCGGTCGTCTCCACGGAGATGGGTCGGGACGCGCTGACGGAACTCTGCAACGTGATGGCGAACGGGTTCGTGGACGAGTGGGCGGAACTGTTCGACACGCCCATCGACACCGGCGCGCCCGTCGCGGTCCAGAACCCCGAGATGACGCTGCTCCACCACATCTTCTCGGTCTCGGACGTGGGGCTGTATCTCACGTCTCGGCTCCGTCTCGCGGCCGACGACATCGACGTGACCGTCTTCGTCTTCCCCGGCGAGGAGCGGTTCGTCACCGAGATTTCACAGTTCCGCCCCGACGTGATAGACCGGTAGCCGGTCGTGACTCGGCCGAAGTACCGCGTCGCTGTGGGCTGTCGAATCTATCTCGACGCGACCGATGCTCAGGTCTCGAACTCGTCGGCGAGGTCGTGGAACGTCTCTACCGTCAGGTCGGGTTCGGTGTCGTACGGTCCCCAGAGCGTGTCCTGCCGGTTGACCCAGACCCCCTGCATCCCGGCGTGCATCGCGCCCGGCACGTCCCACCACCCAGCGGCCGCGAAGGCGAGTTCCTCGGTCGGCGTTCCGATGCGGTCGGCGGCGTGGCGGTAGAGTTCGGTCTCGGGTTTGAACCGCTCGACCTCGTCGGCGCTGACCGTGTCCTCGAGCAGGTCGCCGATGTCCGCGTGGTCCACCATGGAGTCGAGCATCTCTTCGTTCCCGTTCGAGACGACGTAGAGGTCGTAGCCCGCCTCGCGCAACCGCTCCATCCCCTCCCGAACGTCGTCGAAGACGGCGAGTTCGTGGTACGTCGAGAGAATCTCCTCGCGTCGGCCCTCGTCGAGTTCCACGCCCTGTGCGTCGAGTGCCCACTTCAGCGCGTGGCGAATCAACTCGTAGAACGAGTGGTACTCCTCGATGGCGTTGCCGACCATCGCGTACTGCAGCGACCGATTCCGCCAGAGTTCGGCGACCGCGGCGGGATTCTCGACGTGTTCCGACAGTGGCTCTTCGACGGTGTTCACGTCCACGATGGTTCCGTACGAGTCGAACGCTATCGCCTCGACCGCGTCGGTATCGAGCGTCATGTCGGCCGTACGTCCACCCGGACGCCGAAATAGCTTCCCGCCGAACGACCGCGGGGTTCTGACCGCACGCCGAATCCGACCACCCGCCGTTCGCCGGGGTTCACACGACTTTTAGCCCTCGCGTCCCTCCGGACGCCAATGACAGAGCTGTTCGACCTCCCCGTCGATTCCGCCGAAGACGTCGCCGAGCGCCGCGAGGAGGTGGTCGCGCAGGTCCGCGACCACGCGGGCCGAATCGCTCGCGAACTCGCGCTCCTGCAGGGCGGCGACTACGGGAAGCAGACCTTCGAGACCGATGACGGCGAGTGGACCGTCAAGTACGAGGCGGGCGACCTCCAGTTCCTGCTGTTCGAGGGCCGGAGGGCCGAGACCTACGTTGTCTCGACCCACCAACCGCCCGACCCCGAGGACCTCGCGGCGGCGCTGGCCGACTACGACGCCTTCGTCGCGGCGTTCAACGACTACGTCCGGTCGCTCGACGGCGTGCTGGACGACGTGGCCACCGACTTCTCGGAAGTCGCCTCCACAGACTCGGTCGTGGCCGAGCGCGAGCGCATCCTCGGACGCGTTCGCGAGGTGGCCGACCAGATGGCCCACCAACTCGCGCGCTACGAGGGCGGCGACTACGGCACCTACGGGACCCGAGTCGCGAGCAACCGGTGGGAACTCAAGTGGGAGAACGGCGAGGCGTCGTACCTCCGGGTGGGCGGCGAGGGCGGCATCTACCTCCTCTCGCAGTACCAGCCACCGTCGGCCCACGACGTGCGCAACCTCGCCGAGGACGTTCCGGCGTTCGTGGCGGCGTTCAACGACTACGTGGACGACTTGGACGCGAGCCTCGACGGCGTCTCGCTCTGAGCGGGTCGGTCGCTAAAAGAATCGGGCCGAACGCACGCCGCGGGTTCAGATTGCCGGTTCGCCGCCGGCAGAACCGCCACCGCGACCGCCGCCGCGGTACGACGCGTCGCCGAACGCCAGCAACGGGAAGAACACGAACGGCAGGAACCAGAGACCGACGCCCCAGCCGATACCTTTGCCGAACGCTTTCGCTACGCCGACGTACATCTTCCCGGCGGCGTAGATGTTGGCTATCGGGATGATAAACAACAGGAGGTACCAGCCCGGATTGTCACCGATTTTCAACATGACGTAGGCGTTGAAAATCGGAATGAGCGCGGCCCAACCGGGTTGGTCGGCTTTCTGGAAGACTTTCCACATGCTCGCGACCGTCAGGACGAGAATCCCGAGATAGGCGACGAGCAGTATCGTATTTGCAATATCGGGTGCCATTGGTAAGTGTATTAACTCGATATTACGATGAACGCTGATAAGTTCTTTGGTGTTTCAACAGATGTACCGAAACCAAATACGGGACGCCCGATGATACCACCCGGCTACTCCGACGAAAGCAATCCCGTCGCGGCCCGCTTCAGAATCTCGAGTGCGAGCGCGGCGTCTCCGAGGTCGATTCGCTCGTCGGCCGCGTGGGCCTGCGAGAGGTCGCCCGGACCCCAGATGATGGCCGGGGTCCCGGCCGCCACGAACTCCCGAGCGTCGGTCGCGGCCTCCAGTCCCCACGGTTCTCGCGGCGCGTCGGCCGTCTCGGCGGAGAGTCGGCGGAACCGCTCGGCGAGCGCGTGGTCCGTCGCAATCCCGGCGGACGCGTAGTGCTCGACCAGCGTCAAGTCGGTCTCGACGCCGGTCCGGCGCTCGGTCTCGGCCAGCACGTCCTCGATTTCGGCTTCGACCGACTCGAACGTCTCGTCGGGCAGGATGCGCCGGTCGAGCAGGAACTCGGCCCGGTCGGGAAGCACCGCCATGTTCGAGTCGGTCCCGGCCTCGAACTCGGTGACGGTGGCGAACGCCCGGCCGACGAGGGGGTCCTCGCGCTCGCGGAGTCGCTCGTCGTAGTCGTCTATCGCCGCGAGGACGGGACGGGCGGCGTCTATCGCGTTGGTGCCTTGGTCGGGGTGACTCGCGTGGGAGGCCGACCCTGCGACGCCGACGCGGTAGGTCACGACGCCCTTCGCACTCGTGGCGACTCGGAAGTCGGTCGGTTCCAGCACGACCGCGCAGTCGCCGCCGTACCCCGCTTCGACGAGCGTCCGGGTGCCGGGGTCGCCGGTCTCCTCGCCCATCGCGCCGTGGAAGACGAGCGTCCCGTCGAGGTCCCCCGCCTCGATGTCGGCCGCGAGGTCGCGGAGCGTCAGCATGGCGACGGCGAGACCCGTCTTCATGTCGGCGCTCCCTCGGCCGTGGAGCGTGCCGTCCTCGACGATTCCGGCGAAGGGGTCGCGGTCCCACTGGTCGGGGTCGCCCGCGGGCACCACGTCGAGGTGACCGTTGAGGACGAGCGTGGTCCCGTCAGCGTCTCCGCTCTCGCCGGGGTTCGCTCCTCCGGAGTCGTCTCCGTCCGCGGGGTCGTCGCCGACCCACGCGACCGCCTGCGCCCGGTCGGCGCTCGGTTCTTCCACGAGGCGGGCGTCGATGCCGCGCTCGGCGAACCAGTCCACGACGAACTCGGCGCAGGGGCGCTCGTCGCCCGGCGGATTCTCGGTGGGGATGCGGACGAGTCGGGCCGCGAGGTCGGCGAGTTCGTCGGCGTCGTCACCCTCCATGGCTGGTTATTCGGCGGCCACCTCGAAGGTCGCTTCGACGGCCCCGTCGAGGTCCGCGAGCAGGTCGTCGGGGTGTTCGGTGCCCACGCTCAGGCGGACCAGAGTCTCACCGATGCCCGCCTCGGCCAACGCCTCGGGCGAGAAGTCCTGATGGGTCATCACGGCGGGGACCTCCGCGAGGCTCTCGACGCCGCCGAGACTCTCCGCGAGGGTGAACACGTCGAGGTTCGCCGCGAACCGCGCGGCCTCCTCGACGCCGCCCTCCAACTCGAAACTGACCATCCCGCCGAAGTCGGCCATCTGTCGGGCCGCGACCGCGTGGTTTTCGTGGGACGCCAGACCGGGGTAGTAGACGGTCCGGACCTGCGGGTGGTCGTCCAACCACTCGGCGACCGCCCGGGCGTTCCGGCAGTGGCGGTCCATCCGGGCCGAGAGCGTCTTGACCCCGCGCAGGGCGAGAAAGCAGTCGAAGGCGCTCGGAATCGCACCGCGGGCGTACTGGACGTAATCGAGTCGCTCGGCGACCGCCTCGTCGTCGGTCGCGACCGCCCCGGCGATGAGGTCCGAGTGGCCGCCGACGTACTTGGTCAGCGACTCGACCACGACGTCGGCACCGAGTTCGAGGGGGCGCTGGAGGTAGGGCGACGCGAAGGTGTTGTCCACCGCGCAGAGGGCGTCGCGGTCGGCGGCGACCTCGGCGATGGCCGCCACGTCGCCGACCCGAAGCACGGGATTGGTCGGCGTCTCGAAGTAGACCAGCGCGGTGTCGGGCGTCATCGCGTCGGCGACCGCCTCGGCGTCGGTGATTTCGACGTGGGTCACCTCGACGCCGTACTCGGCGTACACCTCGGTCAGGAGTTCGTGGCTCTCGGCGTAGAGGTTCGCTCCTGCGACGACGTGGTCCCCGCTGGAGAGGAGCGAGAACACCGCGTCGATGGCGGCCATCCCGCTGGCGAACGCCGAGCCGTGGGTGCCGCCAGCCATCCCGGCGAAGGTCGCTTCGAGTCGGTCGCGAGTGGGTTCGGCCATCCGGGAGTAGCGGTAGTCGCCGCGGGTCTCGGTAGGGGTCTCGTACTCGTAGGTGGCGGTGGTCTGAATCGGCGGGGCGAGCGCCCCGTGTTCGCCCCGGCCGCGCCCCGAGTGGACCTCTCTGGTCTCAAACTGCCTGTCGTCGGCCATAATGTAGTATGGCAACACATCTCATTAATAGCTACCGCATCGCGAGATACCGCGAACTGGGGGCTGAAAACGAGAAACCGGGACCCGGGCGTGGGAATCCGGGACGCTCGAACCCGAACGTGAGAACCGGGAAACTGAAACCCGAGCGTGGGGATAGCGGCCGATGCCCGTCCAATTTTCCACACCTTCATAAGGGATTGGCTTCGTGGATTACAGTAATTGAAATGACTCGGACTTGCCCGAAACCGCGTTCCGGGGCGGTCGGTGGTCGCCGTGTCTGAGGCGGAGCCATTCGACGCACGACAGGAGACGCCGACGCTGGTCGTCGTCTGCGGCCTGCCGGGCGTCGGCAAGACCACCGTCGCCGAGGAAGTCGCCGAGCGCCTCGACGGACTGCTCCTCCGGACCGACGTGATTCGCAAGGAGATACTGTCCGACCCCGACTACACGGAGGAAGAGTCACGGATGGTCTACCGTGAACTGTTCGACCGGGCGCGCCGGACGGTCGAAGACGGCCGGAGCGTGGTCCTCGACGGGACGTTCAAGGACGCCGACGACCGTGACCGGGCGACCGAACTCTCGGCGTCGCTCGGCGTCGAGTTCCGACTCGTCGCGGTCGAGTGCGACGAGGACGTGGTTCGCGAGCGCATCGAGCGCCGGGAGGGCGACGAGAGCGACGCCGACTTCGAAGTCCACGCCATGTACCGCGAGCAGTTCGACCCCATCTCGGTGGACCACGTCACGGTGGACAACTCCGAGGGTATCGAGGAGACGACCCGACAGGTGGCCGAGTCGTTCGAGTAGCCGGTCCGACACCCCGCTTAAGTCGGCGTCTACCGATGTCCCGGCATGCGAACGAGCGGGACCGAACTACCGTCGGAGGACGTTCCGGACGACGAGTACGAGTTCCGACTGCCCGCCGAGACCTCGCTCGGTCGTTGGTTGGTGTTCGACGCGAATCGACTGTTACTCGCCTCGCTCGTCGTCGCCGGAGTCTTCGCGTGGTTCCTCGCGCTCACTTGGTCCGGGACGCTCGTCGTGACCAACGAGAACACCGCGTCCCTGCTTCTGAGCGTCTTCGTCGCCGGGAACTTCACGCTCATCTCCATCGTCATCACCATCAACCAACTCGTCCTCTCGCGGGAGTTCGGCAAACCGCACACGCTCCGCGAGCGAAACGAGGGCATCAAGCGCTTCCGGGAGAGTCTCGAATCGCTGGCGGGCGTGACCGTCGGTCCACCGGACCCGCTCGAACTCCTCCGGATGGTCCTCCGGAACATCGCCGACCGGACGAACGCGCTGCGGGAGGCGACCGGCGAGACCGACGACCCGCGGTTGCGCGCCGAGACCGACCGACTCGCCGACACCGTCACCGAGGAGACCGAGCGAGTCGATTCGACCCTCGACGAGTCGCAGTTGGGCGACTTCGACGTGCTGGTCTCGATGCTATTCTACCGCTCGGCGTGGCAACTCAACGCGGCCCGCAGAATCAGGGGGCAGTACGCCGATACCCTGCCGGAGTCGGCCGCCGAATCGCTCGACGAACTGGAGGAACTACTCCGCGGGTTCAACGTCGCCCGTCAGTACGTCCAGACGCTCTACATGCAGAAGGAACTCGCGGAACTCTCGCGCCTGCTGCTCTACGTCGGCGTCCCATCGCTCGTCGTCTCCTCGTCCGCGATGCTCGTCTACAGGGACCCGGGAGTGACCGTCGGCGCTGGTCCCCTCGTCGTCGTCTACAGCGCGGTGGCCGCCGCGGCCTTCGCTCCGATAGCGATTCTCCTCTCGTACGTCATTCGCGTCTCGACCATCGTCAGTCGGATGCCGTTACTCAGTCCGTTCGTGACCGACGGATAGTCACCGTCCGTCGGCATATTTGCGCCCGCGCCGTCCGCGAACCACTACCTTTTTGCTCCGGTGCTGACCACCGAGCAAAGACGATGGTCGCCGAACAACTCGACGCGCCCGACCCCGAAACCCTCGTCGGCGAGGCGAAGGCGGCGTTCCGGGACGGCGCGATGCTGACCGTGCAGGCCCACTGCGAGGTGGAGTACGAGGGCCGGACCTCCGGCCACCTCGGCCCGGGCGACCGGATTCTGGTCGCCAAACCCGACGGGACGTTTCTGGTCCACCAACCCACCGGCCACAAGCCGGTCAACTGGATGCCCGGCGGGGGGACCGTCTCCGCGCGCGCGAGCGACGAGGACGCGGTCCTGCTCGCGCGGCGCACGAACCCCACCGAGCGCGTCGAGGCCCGGATTCTGGAGGCCTACGGCGTGACGCGCTTCGACGCCACCGACGGCGCGACCTACGAGGAGTCCGGCACCGAGGCCGAGATGCACGAGTACATCGAGACCAACCCCGAGGTGCTGGAGGAGGGTCTCCGCATCGTGGAACATGAGCGCGAGAGCAAGTACGGGTTCATCGACTTCTTCGCCCGCGACGAGGCGGGCACCCCCGTCGTCGTGGAGGTCAAGCGGATTCAGGCGACGCTGAACCACTTCGACCAACTCCAACGCTACGTCTCGCTCTATCAGGAGGGCGAGGCTTCGCCTCGGGAAGGCGGTGTAACCGCCGAGAGCAACGACGAAGTTCGCGGGATTCTCGTCGCGCCCTCGGCCTCCGAGCGCGTGAAGCGAGCGCTTCGGGACAACGGACTGGAGTTCGTCGAACTGTCGGAGTTCGAGACCGACGCCAAGGGGGCGACCGAAGCGAAGTTGACCGACTTCTGACCGACGCGGCCCGCGAATCCGCCGATTATCGCAGACACCAGTGAGGTCTGCGAAGTGGCCTGTCTCGGGCATACGACTCATGACGCTCGAACGCGAACAGTGACGCGAGATGAGGTTCGTTCGACGGACGACCGTTCTCGACCCGGCGCGCTCCATCCATGCCCACTAACTGGTCGAAGTGGTTCGAGGGCGATGGCTCGTGGCTGCCGTGGTTGACCCGCCGCCAGCGCCTCGTCACCACTTACGTGGTCGTCCTCGTCCTGCTCATCCTGCTGTACTCGGTCCTCTACAACTACGGAATGCGGACGCTAGAGGGCCACGACCACTCGCTGTTCCGGTCGTTCCAGACAGTGGTCGAGACGATGACGACGACCGGATACGGCGCGGACGCGCCGTGGTCGTCACCGCTGATGAACGTGTTCGTCGTCTTCATGCAGTTGACCGGCATCGGCATCGGGTTCGCCACGCTCCGGGTCCTCATCATCCCGCTGTTCGAGCGCGCGCCGATGGACCTCAGCGACCGCCTGACCGCGAAGGACGACCACGTAATCGTCTGCGAGTACCGCCGCGACACGGGCGTCCTGCTGGACGAACTGGAGGGTCTGAACGTCGGTTACGTTCTCATCGAGTCCGACGCCGAGCAGGCCAAGCGACTCTCCGACGGCGGCTATCAGGTCATCCACGGCGACCCCGAGGAGGGCGCGGAACTCGAACGCGCGATGGTGAGCAAGGCCAGCACCATCGTCACCGACGCGGGCGACCGCAACGCAAGCATCGTCCTGACTGCACTGAGACGGAACGACGACCTCCGGGTGATATCGTTCACGGACACTCCGGACCACGACGCCGCACTCCGGGAAGTCGGCGCTGACGTCGTGCTGTCGCCCGACGCGCTCATCGGTCGGCGACTCGGCCAGAAGACGACGGCGTGGGCCGACACGCCGGAGGCGATGGGTGACGCCACCGTCGGTGACGTCCGCATCCGCGAGGTACTGGTCCGCCGCAACAGTCCGCTGGCGGGCGTCCAGATAGCGGACACGGCACTCGCCACCCACTCCGACCTCACGCTCGTCGGCGCGTGGATAGACGGCGACCTCAGACTCCCCGTGGACCCGGCGGAGGTAATCACGCCGAACTCGGTCCTCATCGTGGCCGGGACCGAGTGGGCCATCGACGACGTACAGGAGTTCGCGGCCGGACTTCGACCGCCGCGCCGCCACGACAACGTCGTCGTCGCCGGGATGAGCGTCGGGGGTCAGGCCGCGTACGAGGCGCTGGCCGAGGACGTCACCGCGACGACCATCGACACGGAGGACGGTCACCGCGTGGACGTCGTGGGCGACGTACGCGACCCGGAGACGCTCGAAACCGCGGGCATCGAGGACGCCAGCGCCCTCATCGTTACCGTGGGCGACGACTCGACGGCCATGCTCGCGGTCGCCATCGCGCGCACCCTCACCGACGACATCGAGATTCTGGTTCGGGTGGACGGCACGGCGAAGTCGCCCACCGCGTTCGACGCCGGGGCCGACTACGTCCTCTCGACCCAGCGGGTCAGCGCCCGCCTGCTGGCCCGCGAACTCCGGGGCGAGGACGTTCTCACGCCGTTCGAGCAACTGCGAATCGTCCGCACGGACGCCGCGGCGTTCGTGGGGCAGACGCTCGGTGACGTGAGCACAGAGACGGAAGCCGGGTACGTCTTCGTCGGGGTGGAGCGCGACGGAACGTTCGTCACCGACGCCAGCACGGAAATCGCGACCGACGACAGACTCGTCGTCGCCGGAACCGACGCGACGATTCGGGAGTTCGAGTGCCGGTACGCGTGACGTTCGGCCGCGACCAACGGCCTTTTCGCCGCGACACGTTTACGTCTCGCCGATGACTGCCGCCATCGAAGTCGAAGACCTTCGGAAGCAGTACGACGGGGTACGGGCGCTCGACGGAGTGTCGCTGTCGGTACCCGAAGGGAGTTTCTTCGGCCTGCTCGGGCCGAACGGCGCGGGCAAGACCACCTTCATCAACATCCTCGTGGGGTTGGTCCGGCGGAGCGGCGGCCGGGCCGAGGTGTTCGGCCACGACGTTGAGGACGACTACCGCGAGGCCCGTGACGCCATCGGTCTCGCGCCCCAAGAGTTCAACGTGGACCACTTCTTCCCGGTGCGCGAAGTGCTGGAACACAAGGCGGGCTACCACGGAATTCCGGCCGACGAGGCCCGCGAGCGCGCCGACGAGGTGCTGAAGCAGGTCGGCATCTACGACAAGCGCGACACCCGGTTCAACTGGCTGTCGGGCGGGATGAAGCGCCGGTTCATGCTGGCGCGGGCGCTAATCACCGACCCCGACCTGCTGATTCTGGACGAACCGACCGCCGGGGTGGACGTGCAGTTGCGCCACGACCTCTGGGACCTCATCACCGACCTCAACGAGTTGGGAACCACGATTCTGCTCACGACTCACTACATCGAGGAGGCCGAGCGCCTCTGCGACGAGGTGGCGATTCTGGACTCGGGCAACCTGCTGACCGTGGCGACACCCGAGGAACTGATGGACCGCGGGCCGGACAAGATTCGGGTCACGCTCCGGAACGCGCCCGCGAGCGTGCCCGACCTGCCGATGCTCTCGGGGACCCGCGGGGCGACCGACGAGGGCCGCGTCGAGAGCGTCGAACTCGACGGCGACCAACTGGTCGTGACCGCGACGCAGGGCGGACTCGTCGCGCCCGACCTCGTGCGGGCGCTCGACCGCGCCGGTCTCGAAATCGTTGACTTCGACATCTCCCGGACCTCGCTCGAAGAGGTGTTCGTGGACATGACCCGCGAGGGCGGGAGCGACCAGTCCGCGGAAGCGGTCGCGGCGGACGGCGGAATCGGTGGAGCGGTCGAGGACGACGGAGGTGTCTCCGAATGAACCTCCGCGGTCTCACTGGCTTCAAGACCCTCGCGCGCCGCGAGATTCTGCGGTTCCTCCGGCGGCCTCGGAACACGTTCGTCCCGCCGTTCGTGACGAACGTCCTCTACTTCTCGGTGTTCGGTGTCATCCTCGGCGACCGCGTGGGTCGAATCAGCATCGACGGCGGCGACCCCATCGACTACATCCTGTTCATCCTGCCCGGACTCGTCGTGCTGGGAGCCATCTCGAACGCCTTCGAGAACGCCTCGTTCTCCATCTTCCACGGGCGCTGGAACGACTACATCGAGGAGACGCTGACCTCGCCGATGTCCTACTCGCGGATGGTCGTCGCCTACATCGTGGCCGGGGCGACTCGCGGCCTGCTCGTCGGGTCGCTCATCGCGGTCATCGGCGCGTTCTTCACCACGGTCGGCGTCGCTCGGCCGCTCTATCTGGTCGCGTTCGGTCTGGTCGTCAGCCTGTTGTTCGCCAGTTTCGGCGTCGTGGTCGGTCTCTGGGCCGACGACTGGGACAACCTGACCATGATGAATCAGTTCATCGTCCGTCCCCTCGTCTTCTTCGGCGGCGTGTTCTACGCCATCCGGGAACTCCCCTCGCCGTATCAGGAACTCTCGATGCTGAACCCGATGGTCTACATGGTCAACGGCGTCCGGTACGGCTTTCTGGGCGTCTCGGAGGTGGACCCGAACTGGTCGCTGGCGGTCCTCTCGGGCCTGACCGCGGCCATCTTCGCGCTCGACGTCGTGCTGTTCAAGCGCGGGTACGGTCTCACGGACTGAGGTGGTTGCGGAGGCGCGAGATGACCGCGAGCGCAGAAGCGTTTCCACCACAGTAACGTTGGCTACGAGTAACTTTTACCCGTGACCTCCGAAACAATTGTCCTCCTCAGGTCGATTCGACGGTGGCTTCTAGTCGGTGTGTTCCTGCTGGGAGTCGGCGTCCTCACGCTGGCTCACACCGGCTATATTCTGACCAACACTGAGATACTGTACTGGCAGAGCCTCGTGTTTAGCATCGCGGGTGTCCTCGGCGGAGTCGTCGCGGGCGTCGCCGGAGTGAAACTACTCGGCAAGCGTCCGACTTCTGCACCCGACGAACCGGCGACCGAATGACTCTCTCAGGTAAACGACGAAGCCGGGTCAGTTCCTACTGGCCCTCACTCCACCCTGAACTGCTGCTCTCGGCCCTCGCCGTACATGTTCTTCGTCTCGCCGCCCTCGCCGCGGGCCTCCGCGTTGTAGGTGTAGGACCCCGTCGGCAGGTCTGAGAGCGTGACCGAGAACTCGCTCGACCCGCCGTCCCCGTCGAGTTCCACGTAGTCGGTCCACTGC
Encoded proteins:
- a CDS encoding chemotaxis protein CheC, with amino-acid sequence MIRGGDAADRDQRADEERGVNDERRGEHGDGDGGDDTSDRREDAFEPADPIDADRKRTEGASDAASEPTKSVSDRDGDSAGPTPRTDDRLSIPLETIAVLNWLGEIGVDGVESRLRAVSTDDLTVETQQVKIGYAGPETILDQFGVEDRAGARIPVQKPFSGTVLVLFPVESANRAASLMLRRAVEDAESVVSTEMGRDALTELCNVMANGFVDEWAELFDTPIDTGAPVAVQNPEMTLLHHIFSVSDVGLYLTSRLRLAADDIDVTVFVFPGEERFVTEISQFRPDVIDR
- a CDS encoding haloacid dehalogenase type II, with amino-acid sequence MTLDTDAVEAIAFDSYGTIVDVNTVEEPLSEHVENPAAVAELWRNRSLQYAMVGNAIEEYHSFYELIRHALKWALDAQGVELDEGRREEILSTYHELAVFDDVREGMERLREAGYDLYVVSNGNEEMLDSMVDHADIGDLLEDTVSADEVERFKPETELYRHAADRIGTPTEELAFAAAGWWDVPGAMHAGMQGVWVNRQDTLWGPYDTEPDLTVETFHDLADEFET
- a CDS encoding DUF5684 domain-containing protein; the encoded protein is MAPDIANTILLVAYLGILVLTVASMWKVFQKADQPGWAALIPIFNAYVMLKIGDNPGWYLLLFIIPIANIYAAGKMYVGVAKAFGKGIGWGVGLWFLPFVFFPLLAFGDASYRGGGRGGGSAGGEPAI
- a CDS encoding M20 family metallopeptidase codes for the protein MEGDDADELADLAARLVRIPTENPPGDERPCAEFVVDWFAERGIDARLVEEPSADRAQAVAWVGDDPADGDDSGGANPGESGDADGTTLVLNGHLDVVPAGDPDQWDRDPFAGIVEDGTLHGRGSADMKTGLAVAMLTLRDLAADIEAGDLDGTLVFHGAMGEETGDPGTRTLVEAGYGGDCAVVLEPTDFRVATSAKGVVTYRVGVAGSASHASHPDQGTNAIDAARPVLAAIDDYDERLREREDPLVGRAFATVTEFEAGTDSNMAVLPDRAEFLLDRRILPDETFESVEAEIEDVLAETERRTGVETDLTLVEHYASAGIATDHALAERFRRLSAETADAPREPWGLEAATDAREFVAAGTPAIIWGPGDLSQAHAADERIDLGDAALALEILKRAATGLLSSE
- a CDS encoding PLP-dependent aspartate aminotransferase family protein gives rise to the protein MADDRQFETREVHSGRGRGEHGALAPPIQTTATYEYETPTETRGDYRYSRMAEPTRDRLEATFAGMAGGTHGSAFASGMAAIDAVFSLLSSGDHVVAGANLYAESHELLTEVYAEYGVEVTHVEITDAEAVADAMTPDTALVYFETPTNPVLRVGDVAAIAEVAADRDALCAVDNTFASPYLQRPLELGADVVVESLTKYVGGHSDLIAGAVATDDEAVAERLDYVQYARGAIPSAFDCFLALRGVKTLSARMDRHCRNARAVAEWLDDHPQVRTVYYPGLASHENHAVAARQMADFGGMVSFELEGGVEEAARFAANLDVFTLAESLGGVESLAEVPAVMTHQDFSPEALAEAGIGETLVRLSVGTEHPDDLLADLDGAVEATFEVAAE
- a CDS encoding AAA family ATPase, with protein sequence MSEAEPFDARQETPTLVVVCGLPGVGKTTVAEEVAERLDGLLLRTDVIRKEILSDPDYTEEESRMVYRELFDRARRTVEDGRSVVLDGTFKDADDRDRATELSASLGVEFRLVAVECDEDVVRERIERREGDESDADFEVHAMYREQFDPISVDHVTVDNSEGIEETTRQVAESFE
- the nucS gene encoding endonuclease NucS produces the protein MVAEQLDAPDPETLVGEAKAAFRDGAMLTVQAHCEVEYEGRTSGHLGPGDRILVAKPDGTFLVHQPTGHKPVNWMPGGGTVSARASDEDAVLLARRTNPTERVEARILEAYGVTRFDATDGATYEESGTEAEMHEYIETNPEVLEEGLRIVEHERESKYGFIDFFARDEAGTPVVVEVKRIQATLNHFDQLQRYVSLYQEGEASPREGGVTAESNDEVRGILVAPSASERVKRALRDNGLEFVELSEFETDAKGATEAKLTDF